A part of Halomarina litorea genomic DNA contains:
- a CDS encoding enoyl-CoA hydratase/isomerase family protein, protein MPLPPTPAGLRLDEDDGVVTLTLDRPEKLNALDAEMVEGLADVFEGLHDDGAARPVLVVGEGRATCAGMDRAIVSGDYAGEHADLDATVQRVYELVETYPAPVAVAARGALVGMGFLFATASDLLFVAEETRLAVPEISYGIVSDYGTTRLPELVGRRVAVEFLLTGDPIDPDRAASVGLVNAVVAPEEVEATARARLERIAEHDPSAVAGVLERIGR, encoded by the coding sequence ATGCCACTACCCCCCACACCGGCGGGCCTCCGCCTCGACGAAGACGACGGCGTCGTGACGCTCACGCTGGACCGACCCGAGAAGCTCAACGCCCTCGACGCGGAGATGGTCGAGGGCCTCGCCGACGTCTTCGAGGGACTGCACGACGACGGGGCGGCGCGCCCGGTCCTCGTCGTCGGCGAGGGGCGGGCGACCTGCGCCGGGATGGACCGGGCCATCGTCTCGGGCGACTACGCCGGCGAACACGCGGACCTCGATGCGACGGTCCAGCGCGTGTACGAACTCGTCGAGACGTACCCCGCGCCCGTCGCCGTTGCGGCCCGCGGCGCGCTGGTCGGGATGGGCTTCCTGTTCGCGACGGCGAGCGACCTCCTGTTCGTCGCCGAGGAGACGCGCCTCGCGGTCCCCGAGATATCCTACGGCATCGTCTCGGACTACGGCACCACCCGCCTCCCGGAACTCGTCGGGCGGCGGGTGGCGGTGGAGTTCCTCCTCACCGGCGACCCCATCGACCCTGATCGAGCGGCGAGCGTCGGCCTCGTCAACGCCGTCGTCGCCCCCGAGGAGGTGGAGGCGACGGCCCGCGCCCGTCTCGAACGCATCGCGGAGCACGACCCGTCGGCCGTGGCGGGCGTACTGGAGCGCATCGGCCGATGA